One Proteinivorax tanatarense DNA segment encodes these proteins:
- the purM gene encoding phosphoribosylformylglycinamidine cyclo-ligase: protein MKFNYKSSGVDIDKADKMVDTYSDLAKSTNTEGVVGGLGGFGGMFQLDTSKYGQPILVSGTDGVGTKLELAIKHNAHGVVGQDVVAMCVNDIITCGAKPLFFLDYLAVGKLDPNTVKQLLEGITAACKKSEMALVGGETAEMPGFYAPSKYDVAGFSVGVVEKDQIIDGSKCKEKDVLIGIASTGIHSNGFSLVRKLIEHYPQLEEHIEDILTPTEIYVPVVKKLLEKLEIKAMAHITGGGLVNNIPRVLPEGLSCVVYTDKIKTPEIFAKMQKLGEIDVKEMYTTFNMGVGYVVVVSELEADKALKIIQAAGYDATQIGELVAGGKKVILK, encoded by the coding sequence ATGAAGTTCAACTACAAATCATCGGGAGTAGATATTGATAAAGCAGATAAAATGGTGGACACTTATTCGGATTTAGCAAAATCTACGAATACAGAGGGAGTGGTAGGTGGATTAGGAGGATTTGGTGGAATGTTTCAGCTTGATACCTCCAAGTATGGACAGCCGATATTAGTTTCTGGAACCGATGGAGTTGGCACAAAACTAGAGCTTGCCATAAAGCATAATGCCCATGGTGTCGTCGGTCAGGATGTAGTTGCCATGTGCGTAAACGATATAATTACTTGTGGTGCCAAACCGCTATTTTTTTTAGATTACTTAGCGGTAGGCAAGTTGGATCCTAACACAGTTAAACAGCTGTTAGAAGGAATAACAGCTGCTTGTAAAAAAAGCGAAATGGCCCTTGTAGGTGGAGAAACAGCGGAAATGCCGGGATTCTATGCTCCTTCTAAATATGATGTAGCTGGGTTTTCAGTAGGTGTTGTGGAAAAAGATCAAATTATTGATGGCTCAAAGTGTAAAGAAAAAGATGTGCTTATCGGCATAGCTTCAACTGGAATTCACTCCAATGGTTTTTCTTTAGTTAGAAAGCTTATTGAGCATTATCCTCAGTTAGAGGAGCATATTGAAGATATATTGACTCCAACGGAGATTTACGTACCTGTTGTAAAAAAGCTATTAGAAAAATTAGAGATAAAGGCTATGGCTCATATAACTGGAGGGGGACTTGTTAACAACATTCCTAGGGTATTGCCAGAGGGGTTAAGTTGTGTAGTGTATACAGATAAAATAAAAACACCAGAAATTTTTGCTAAGATGCAAAAATTAGGGGAAATTGATGTTAAAGAAATGTACACCACTTTTAACATGGGTGTAGGATATGTGGTGGTTGTATCTGAGTTAGAAGCAGATAAAGCTTTAAAAATAATACAAGCTGCCGGATACGATGCCACTCAAATTGGAGAGCTTGTAGCAGGTGGCAAGAAAGTGATTCTAAAATGA
- the purC gene encoding phosphoribosylaminoimidazolesuccinocarboxamide synthase, with translation MKKLDELYRGKAKKVYYTDDSDILWLEYTDALTAGDGDKVGSEQDKGKLNNKISALLFDYLKEQGVNNHFVKQVSENEMLVKKVEILPVEVVVRNYAAGSICRRLGLEQKMEMPFPLLEFFYKNDDLKDPLINKEHIRLMNLATEEQVDKMEKITLKVNEVLKKFFDDINVVLVDYKLEFGVTNDGELILSDEISPDTCRLWDKDTMESLDKDIFRQDKGSVTDKYTEIFNRIKGRLS, from the coding sequence GTGAAAAAGTTGGATGAGTTATATAGAGGAAAAGCTAAAAAGGTTTATTATACAGACGACAGCGATATTTTATGGTTGGAATATACCGATGCCCTAACTGCCGGTGACGGAGACAAAGTTGGCAGTGAGCAAGACAAAGGAAAGTTAAACAACAAAATATCAGCATTATTATTTGACTACCTGAAAGAGCAAGGGGTAAATAACCATTTTGTAAAGCAGGTTTCAGAAAATGAAATGTTAGTAAAGAAGGTTGAAATTTTGCCGGTTGAGGTGGTTGTCAGGAACTATGCCGCTGGTAGTATATGCCGTCGTTTAGGCTTAGAGCAAAAGATGGAAATGCCGTTTCCGTTGCTGGAGTTTTTCTATAAAAATGACGACTTAAAAGACCCTCTAATCAATAAAGAGCATATTAGATTAATGAACTTAGCAACCGAGGAGCAGGTTGATAAGATGGAAAAAATTACTTTAAAAGTAAATGAGGTATTGAAGAAGTTTTTTGATGATATAAATGTTGTGTTAGTTGATTATAAATTGGAGTTTGGGGTCACCAATGATGGCGAGTTAATTTTATCTGATGAAATATCTCCAGATACCTGCCGTTTATGGGATAAAGACACCATGGAAAGCTTAGATAAAGATATATTTAGACAGGATAAAGGCTCTGTTACTGATAAGTACACCGAAATATTCAACAGAATTAAGGGGAGGCTTAGCTAA
- the purB gene encoding adenylosuccinate lyase yields the protein MIERYSREKMAKIWSLENKFQKWLDVEIAACKAWVKLGVIPAEDVEKIEKNASFSVERILEIEQQTRHDVIAFTRCVAESLGEESKYVHYGLTSSDVVDTAMAMLMVEAGDMIVAELRRLMESLKDKANEYKYTVMMGRTHGVHAEPTTLGLKFALWYAEMERNLERLDQAIENMRYGKLSGAVGTYGNIAPEVEQLVCQELGLNASPISTQILQRDRHAQFLTTLAIVAGSIEKIALEIRSLQKTETREVEEPFYAGQKGSSAMPHKRNPVNCEQLCGLARVVRSNSISAMENQALWHERDISHSSVERVIVPDSTILVDYMLVKLTRIISDLHVYPENMARNIAKSYNLTFSGRVLLFLVKKGLKREKAYDIVQKYAMEAWQQKKDFKDLLMDDDELAGKISKEDLEGIFDLGYCTKEVDNIFAKLNI from the coding sequence ATGATTGAGAGATATTCAAGAGAAAAAATGGCGAAAATATGGAGTTTGGAAAACAAATTCCAAAAGTGGCTTGATGTTGAAATAGCTGCTTGTAAGGCATGGGTGAAACTAGGTGTTATTCCAGCTGAGGATGTAGAAAAAATTGAAAAAAACGCCTCTTTTTCTGTTGAAAGGATTTTAGAGATAGAACAACAAACTCGACATGATGTAATAGCTTTTACTCGTTGTGTTGCAGAAAGTTTGGGCGAAGAGTCCAAATATGTTCACTACGGACTAACATCATCAGATGTTGTGGATACTGCCATGGCGATGCTAATGGTAGAAGCTGGAGATATGATTGTGGCAGAGCTTAGGAGGCTAATGGAATCACTTAAAGACAAAGCCAATGAGTACAAGTACACAGTAATGATGGGAAGAACCCATGGAGTCCACGCTGAACCAACAACTTTAGGGCTTAAATTTGCCCTTTGGTATGCAGAGATGGAGCGCAATCTTGAAAGGCTTGATCAAGCCATAGAAAATATGAGATATGGCAAGCTTTCAGGGGCAGTAGGTACCTATGGCAATATTGCTCCAGAGGTGGAACAATTAGTTTGCCAAGAACTAGGGTTAAATGCCTCTCCTATTTCCACACAAATACTACAAAGAGATAGACATGCTCAGTTTTTGACAACGCTAGCTATTGTAGCTGGAAGCATCGAAAAGATTGCCTTGGAAATAAGAAGCTTACAAAAAACAGAAACCCGTGAAGTTGAAGAACCATTTTATGCCGGGCAAAAGGGGTCTTCTGCTATGCCACATAAAAGAAATCCGGTTAATTGTGAACAACTTTGTGGCTTGGCAAGAGTTGTAAGAAGTAATTCAATTTCGGCGATGGAAAATCAAGCTTTATGGCATGAAAGAGATATTTCCCACTCCTCAGTGGAAAGAGTAATTGTGCCGGACAGCACCATCCTAGTTGATTATATGCTGGTTAAGCTTACTAGGATAATTTCAGATTTACATGTTTATCCTGAAAACATGGCTAGAAATATAGCGAAGAGTTATAATTTAACTTTTTCAGGAAGGGTATTACTTTTCTTAGTTAAAAAAGGATTAAAAAGAGAAAAAGCTTATGATATCGTACAAAAGTATGCCATGGAGGCTTGGCAGCAAAAGAAAGACTTTAAAGATTTACTTATGGATGATGACGAGTTAGCTGGTAAAATTAGCAAAGAAGATTTAGAGGGAATATTCGATTTGGGATACTGCACAAAAGAGGTTGACAATATTTTTGCTAAGCTAAACATTTAA
- the purQ gene encoding phosphoribosylformylglycinamidine synthase subunit PurQ, which yields MKFAVIVFPGSNCDKDAQYAVESLGHNCRLLWHKDTSLPKDVDCIILPGGFSYGDYLRSGAIARFSPIMEAVIKFAERGGLVIGICNGFQILLESGLLPGALMKNNSTKFICKRQKLNVANNSTAFTNKYKRNEEITLPIAHGDGNYYVSKDEYKKLKENNQILFTYSDNPNGSSFDIAGICNDKGNVAGMMPHPERAIEEILGGKDGAKVFTSIVKNFQGRV from the coding sequence ATGAAGTTTGCGGTGATAGTTTTCCCTGGTTCAAACTGTGATAAGGATGCTCAGTATGCTGTGGAAAGCTTAGGACATAATTGTAGGCTGCTGTGGCACAAAGATACTTCTTTGCCAAAAGATGTTGATTGTATTATTTTGCCTGGTGGGTTTTCCTATGGGGACTATCTTCGTAGTGGTGCAATTGCAAGATTTTCCCCTATCATGGAAGCTGTAATAAAGTTTGCTGAAAGAGGAGGGCTAGTAATTGGAATTTGTAACGGCTTTCAAATACTATTAGAAAGCGGGTTGCTTCCAGGAGCTCTGATGAAAAACAACAGCACTAAATTTATCTGCAAACGTCAAAAGTTGAATGTGGCTAACAATAGCACAGCGTTTACCAATAAATATAAAAGGAATGAAGAAATTACTTTGCCAATAGCTCACGGTGACGGTAATTACTATGTATCCAAAGATGAGTATAAAAAACTAAAAGAAAACAACCAAATTTTATTTACCTATAGCGACAATCCAAACGGCTCTTCATTTGATATTGCCGGAATTTGCAACGATAAAGGAAATGTTGCGGGAATGATGCCCCACCCAGAAAGGGCAATAGAAGAAATCTTAGGTGGAAAAGACGGTGCAAAAGTATTTACTTCCATCGTTAAAAACTTCCAGGGGAGGGTGTAG
- the purF gene encoding amidophosphoribosyltransferase, with product MKDNLDRMPEECGVFGVFGAKDVAPSLYYGLISLQHRGQESAGVVVSDGKQLKSHKGVGLVDEVFKDFASSQYKGHLGIGHVRYSTSGGGSIENCQPLLFNCKLGQAALAHNGNLVNAQTLRHQLEQQGSIFHSTNDSEVIAHLLSRASSDDLEGAIASALGQVRGAYSLLLMTEDKLIAIRDPLGIRPLVLGRKDDQYIVASESCALDIVGAKLVREIEPGEMLTISSEGLEWDNILYSKKRAFCSFEYIYFSRPDSDFMGKNVHTVRKNLGKVLAKYHPAKGDIVTGVPDSSLSAAAGLAEGLGIPYESALIRNRYVGRTFIKPSQEGRIAGVNLKLNVINSVIKGKKVIMVDDSIVRGTTSRKIVEMLKQGGAKEVHVRISAPPVTHPCHLGIDTSSQGELLAANSSLEEMTKAIKADSLAFLTPKELLEGVGVKDGLCDACFTGKYPVKMGCCK from the coding sequence GTGAAAGATAATCTAGATAGAATGCCTGAAGAATGTGGGGTTTTCGGAGTGTTTGGAGCCAAGGATGTGGCTCCTTCACTATACTACGGCCTTATCTCACTGCAACATAGAGGGCAGGAGAGTGCAGGGGTAGTTGTAAGTGATGGGAAGCAACTAAAGAGTCACAAAGGTGTAGGGTTGGTAGACGAGGTTTTTAAAGATTTTGCAAGCAGCCAATACAAAGGTCATTTGGGTATAGGGCATGTTCGCTATTCCACATCAGGGGGAGGCAGTATAGAAAACTGTCAACCCTTGCTCTTCAATTGTAAATTAGGTCAAGCAGCGCTAGCTCATAACGGCAACTTAGTAAATGCTCAAACCTTGAGACATCAACTGGAGCAGCAAGGCTCTATTTTTCACAGTACAAACGATAGCGAAGTTATCGCCCATCTACTTTCACGAGCGAGTAGTGACGATTTAGAAGGAGCAATAGCTTCAGCTTTAGGGCAAGTAAGAGGAGCCTACTCTTTACTTTTAATGACTGAAGATAAGTTGATAGCCATAAGGGATCCTTTGGGAATTAGACCCCTTGTGCTAGGTCGAAAAGATGACCAATATATAGTAGCTTCAGAAAGTTGTGCACTAGACATTGTCGGTGCGAAGTTAGTCCGTGAAATAGAGCCAGGAGAAATGTTAACTATTTCCTCAGAAGGTTTAGAATGGGATAACATCCTTTATAGCAAAAAAAGGGCCTTTTGTTCTTTTGAGTACATTTACTTTTCTCGTCCAGACAGTGACTTTATGGGTAAGAATGTACACACAGTCCGCAAAAATTTAGGTAAAGTACTGGCAAAATATCACCCTGCAAAAGGAGATATTGTTACCGGTGTTCCTGACTCTTCTTTGTCAGCAGCGGCTGGGTTAGCAGAAGGTTTAGGCATTCCTTATGAATCAGCTCTCATTAGAAACAGGTATGTTGGTAGAACGTTTATAAAACCTAGTCAAGAAGGAAGAATTGCGGGGGTTAATCTAAAGTTAAACGTCATAAATAGCGTTATCAAAGGTAAAAAAGTTATTATGGTTGACGACTCGATAGTAAGGGGTACTACCAGCCGTAAGATTGTAGAAATGTTAAAACAAGGTGGAGCAAAAGAAGTCCATGTACGTATTTCAGCTCCTCCAGTTACTCATCCTTGTCATTTGGGAATAGATACATCTTCTCAGGGAGAGCTACTAGCTGCAAATAGTAGTTTAGAGGAAATGACAAAGGCTATTAAAGCAGATAGTTTGGCGTTTTTAACGCCAAAAGAACTTTTAGAGGGAGTCGGTGTTAAAGACGGGCTTTGTGATGCTTGCTTTACCGGAAAATATCCAGTGAAAATGGGGTGTTGCAAATGA
- the purN gene encoding phosphoribosylglycinamide formyltransferase, giving the protein MKKLVVMASGRGSNFATILDYIAKGEINGKVTALIVDKACGAEKIARENNIPVFKLKDKEFSQELIEILNKVSPHYILLAGFMRILKKEVVDCYKNKIINIHPSLLPAFPGLNAIHQALDYGVKVTGCTVHFVDNKLDHGPIIAQEAVTIAESDCVKSLLVKIQQKEHKLYPQVVKLLCKDKITIKNRTVYVKEETS; this is encoded by the coding sequence ATGAAAAAACTAGTTGTTATGGCTTCGGGAAGAGGAAGCAACTTTGCCACTATTTTGGACTATATTGCAAAAGGTGAAATAAATGGGAAAGTAACTGCACTTATTGTGGATAAAGCATGTGGTGCAGAAAAAATAGCCAGAGAGAATAACATTCCAGTTTTTAAGCTTAAGGACAAGGAGTTCAGTCAAGAACTTATTGAAATTTTGAACAAAGTCAGCCCCCATTACATTTTATTGGCTGGCTTTATGCGTATACTAAAAAAAGAAGTGGTGGATTGCTATAAAAATAAAATCATAAATATTCACCCTTCGTTGCTTCCGGCATTCCCTGGTTTAAACGCGATTCATCAGGCTTTAGACTATGGTGTTAAAGTAACTGGGTGTACGGTGCATTTTGTAGATAATAAGTTAGATCATGGTCCTATTATAGCCCAAGAGGCAGTGACTATTGCTGAAAGTGATTGTGTAAAAAGTTTACTTGTTAAAATTCAACAAAAAGAGCATAAGCTTTACCCACAAGTTGTAAAGCTTCTATGTAAAGATAAAATAACTATCAAAAATCGCACGGTATACGTAAAGGAGGAGACAAGTTGA
- the purL gene encoding phosphoribosylformylglycinamidine synthase subunit PurL, with the protein MANVWETVGLTKHEYETICQHLDRKPNDLELNMYGVLWSEHCSYKHSKPLLKHFPTKGEKVVQGPGENAGIIDIGDNKGLAFKIESHNHPSAVEPFQGAATGVGGIVRDIFSMGARPVAILNSLRFGNINSARTQYLIEGVVSGISHYGNCLGIANVGGEVYFDESYQQNPLVNAMCLGLVDLDKIKKGTAEGVGNLVMLVGASTGRDGIAGASFASADLEEDTESSRPQVQVGDPFMEKLLLEACLELIDNENVVGVQDLGAAGLTSACCEMAERSGTGMKINLDNVHLRERNMNATEIMLSESQERMLYVVKPEGVEDVKKSFKKWDLSASVIGEVTEDGIISMYHKGKLEGKIPAESITEGVPVRQPESKKPKYIEEMPKEPSSLGEFDHNKMWTDLISHPNVASKRWVYQQYDQHVGANTVISPGQNAGVFRIKGTNKGIGVTTDCNPQYPYLSPYNGGMNVVLEAYRNLSATGITPAAVTDCLNFPNPEDSENYWVYSNVIKGMAEATKILDTPVVGGNVSLYNEGPTHKILPTPVVGMVGIVEDIKKITTPAFKKEGDLLYIVGNLNYNLSGSLAQNIVNGKVEGEIDRPNLVKEKSISKKLISSIANGIVKSALDISQGGLAVAVMKSSVKGNLGAELSIQADELNQILYGEHGGYLVSISPEHKEQFEQSMENVVQLGKTVKEGIYLKNSGRNLIALDVAKISDIYNNVLQGVMDGER; encoded by the coding sequence ATGGCTAATGTATGGGAAACCGTTGGATTAACAAAGCATGAATATGAAACGATTTGTCAACATCTGGATCGCAAGCCAAATGATTTAGAGTTGAATATGTATGGAGTGTTATGGAGCGAGCATTGTTCCTATAAACACTCTAAACCTTTACTAAAGCACTTTCCCACAAAAGGGGAAAAAGTAGTGCAAGGTCCGGGAGAAAATGCGGGAATTATTGATATTGGTGATAACAAAGGATTAGCTTTTAAAATAGAAAGCCACAATCATCCTTCAGCAGTTGAACCATTCCAAGGAGCAGCCACCGGTGTAGGAGGTATTGTTAGAGATATCTTTTCTATGGGAGCAAGACCAGTAGCTATATTAAACTCTTTGCGCTTTGGAAATATCAACAGCGCTAGGACTCAATATTTAATCGAAGGTGTCGTAAGTGGTATATCCCACTATGGAAACTGTTTAGGAATAGCTAACGTAGGTGGAGAAGTTTACTTTGATGAAAGCTATCAACAAAATCCACTGGTTAACGCTATGTGCCTAGGACTTGTGGATCTAGATAAAATTAAAAAAGGAACCGCCGAAGGTGTTGGTAACTTAGTTATGTTAGTTGGAGCCAGCACAGGACGAGATGGTATTGCTGGAGCTTCATTTGCTTCTGCTGACCTTGAGGAAGATACCGAAAGTAGTAGGCCTCAAGTTCAGGTGGGAGATCCATTTATGGAAAAGCTGCTTTTGGAAGCTTGTCTTGAGCTTATTGATAATGAAAACGTTGTAGGTGTGCAAGATTTAGGAGCAGCTGGACTAACTTCTGCCTGCTGTGAAATGGCGGAAAGAAGTGGCACAGGAATGAAGATTAACTTAGACAATGTACATCTAAGAGAGAGAAATATGAACGCAACTGAAATTATGCTTTCTGAATCTCAAGAAAGAATGCTTTACGTTGTGAAGCCAGAGGGTGTAGAAGATGTTAAAAAGTCTTTTAAAAAGTGGGATTTGTCCGCTAGCGTAATTGGGGAAGTAACTGAGGACGGGATTATTTCCATGTACCATAAAGGAAAACTAGAAGGTAAAATCCCCGCTGAATCAATAACAGAAGGTGTGCCTGTTAGACAACCCGAATCCAAAAAACCAAAGTATATCGAAGAAATGCCTAAAGAACCATCTTCTCTAGGTGAGTTTGACCACAATAAAATGTGGACAGACCTTATATCTCATCCAAACGTAGCTTCTAAAAGGTGGGTATATCAGCAGTACGATCAACATGTAGGTGCAAACACAGTGATTTCTCCTGGTCAAAATGCTGGAGTGTTCCGCATAAAAGGAACAAATAAAGGTATTGGAGTAACCACTGATTGTAACCCCCAGTATCCATATCTTTCTCCATACAACGGCGGTATGAACGTTGTGCTAGAGGCTTATCGTAATTTATCGGCCACTGGAATAACACCGGCAGCTGTAACTGACTGCCTTAACTTTCCTAACCCCGAAGATAGCGAAAATTACTGGGTATATTCCAATGTTATTAAAGGCATGGCGGAAGCCACAAAGATACTAGATACTCCTGTGGTAGGAGGCAATGTAAGTTTGTATAATGAAGGCCCAACTCATAAAATTTTACCGACACCGGTTGTAGGTATGGTAGGTATTGTAGAAGATATTAAAAAAATCACTACTCCAGCCTTTAAAAAAGAAGGAGATTTACTGTATATTGTAGGTAACTTAAATTATAATCTAAGTGGCAGTCTAGCCCAGAATATCGTCAATGGTAAGGTGGAAGGCGAAATTGATAGACCGAATCTTGTAAAAGAGAAAAGCATATCTAAAAAACTAATTTCTAGTATTGCTAATGGCATTGTAAAGTCTGCTTTAGACATATCTCAAGGTGGTTTAGCTGTAGCAGTTATGAAAAGCAGTGTCAAAGGAAATCTAGGAGCTGAGCTGTCGATACAAGCAGATGAATTAAACCAAATCCTATATGGTGAGCATGGTGGATATCTAGTTTCAATATCACCTGAACACAAAGAACAGTTTGAACAGTCGATGGAAAATGTTGTTCAATTAGGAAAAACTGTTAAAGAAGGCATCTATTTAAAAAATAGCGGTAGAAATTTGATCGCTTTAGATGTAGCAAAGATTTCTGACATTTATAACAATGTCTTGCAGGGAGTGATGGACGGTGAAAGATAA
- the purS gene encoding phosphoribosylformylglycinamidine synthase subunit PurS — translation MYTGKVTVQYRKGILDPQAQAVHSAVKSLGYNSVKDVEQRKEFCLKLDCENKEQAKNQLEEICQKLLANPAIEDYQFTVEEE, via the coding sequence ATGTACACCGGCAAAGTAACTGTGCAATACAGAAAAGGGATTTTAGATCCACAAGCTCAGGCGGTACACAGTGCTGTAAAAAGCTTAGGCTATAATAGCGTTAAAGATGTTGAACAAAGAAAAGAGTTTTGCTTAAAGCTAGACTGTGAAAATAAAGAGCAAGCCAAAAATCAATTAGAAGAAATTTGTCAAAAACTATTGGCTAACCCAGCTATAGAGGATTATCAGTTTACAGTGGAGGAGGAGTAG